From Acidimicrobiales bacterium:
TGACGTTGGAGGTCAACCGGACCGCCACGGACGGCACCCCGAATGCGAACTCGATGCTGTACGCAGCTGCCTGGCGGGCGGCGAAGGCGCTCGGCTATGGCCGGCTGATCACCTACACGCAGGAAGCCGAGTTGGGGTCGAGCCTCCGTGCTGCCGGCTGGCGTGTTGTTGCTGAACGGCCGGCCCGGACGGGCTGGTCGGCTCCGAGTCGGCCCCGCGACGACAGGGGTGTCGACCACATGCCGCGCACCTTGTGGGAGGCCGCATGATCGCCTGGACCCGCCCCTCCTGGCGTGACTTCGCTGCCTGCGCTGATCCTTCGGTGGACCGCTCGGTGTTCTTCCCGGAGGACAAGGACGCGAAGGCCGCCGCCGAAGCGAAACAGGTCTGCCGGAGATGCCCGGCGCGGGAGGCGTGCTTGCTGGACGCGCTGGATCGGAACGAGCCAGCGGGGATATGGGGCGGGGCTGCGGAACCGGACTTCCGGTTGTTGCGCCGAGCGCGGGCAGCAGGCCGGTTGGACGGGGCGGTGGCCGACCACTTCGCCCGACTGGACAGGGACGAGGCGGCGCCGCTACGGGACGTGAACGGGCCGGGCGCGACGCACGGCCTCGCCGCCACGTACGCGAAGGGCTGCCGGTGCTTCCCGTGCACTTGGGCGGGCCAGGAGCGGGCCGAGCGGGAGTCGGGGTGTCGCGTGCGGCCGGCGTCGCCGAAGCGGAAGGTCGTCTACATGGTGGAGGTCGCTGCCTGATGGAACTCGTTCCGCTCGGCGAGGCGCTGGCGATGCTGCCGCCGGCCCGGTCGTCGGTGCACCTGGAGCTTCCCGACGACCTGTCGTACGAGGACTGGGCGCGGCTGGGTCCGCCGCTGTCGCTGATCGCCGCGTCGGCGATGTGGTGGTGGGGGGACTGGTGCCGGTTCGGCAGGCGGTTCGGCGAGGACCGGTTCTTGCAGGCGGCCGAGTCGTCGGGCTACGCGGTGCAGACGCTACGAAATGCGGCGTCGGTGGCCGAGGCGTTCTCAGATGTTTCCCGACGTCGGGAGGCGCTGCACTGGGGGCACCATGAGGCGGTCGCTGCGCTCGCTCCGGAGCAGCAGGACGACTGGCTGGACCGGGCCGAGTCGAACGGCTGGACGGTGCACGAGACCCGTCGGCGGCGGTCGGAGTGGGAGCGGTCGGTGAAGGTGGGGGAGGCGCCGGCGCCTCGGCCGGATATGTCGCCGCGGGCG
This genomic window contains:
- a CDS encoding XF1762 family protein, translated to MSLRLVPVSFSQAAAFVAMWLHHHRPPVGHKFSLGVADGDRLVGVAMVGRPVARHLDDGLTLEVNRTATDGTPNANSMLYAAAWRAAKALGYGRLITYTQEAELGSSLRAAGWRVVAERPARTGWSAPSRPRDDRGVDHMPRTLWEAA
- a CDS encoding WhiB family transcriptional regulator gives rise to the protein MIAWTRPSWRDFAACADPSVDRSVFFPEDKDAKAAAEAKQVCRRCPAREACLLDALDRNEPAGIWGGAAEPDFRLLRRARAAGRLDGAVADHFARLDRDEAAPLRDVNGPGATHGLAATYAKGCRCFPCTWAGQERAERESGCRVRPASPKRKVVYMVEVAA